The nucleotide window AATAGCCCTTCTTTAGCTCATCAACATTAATATTCCAGTGCACCGCTGCAACACATAAACCCAGAAGCTGGTTAGGTGAAAAATTATCCAGCACGACACCATCAACACTAATCTCTAGCCTACTCAACAATGTGTTGAGAGCGAGTCCACGTTGTTTTTCTTCTGCACGTAATTCTTTGGTTTCCCTGCTACTCACTAGCCGTTCCGACAAGTCGTGTATTAGCGCGCTATCTTGAGCTTGAATCGCTTGATAAAGCCTATCGATGATTGGCAGCTCTAGCGTTGCCACACTGCTAAACAGCATGTTCGCTAACCACTGCTCCATCGACGTGCGATTCTTCACCCAGCCCGCCTCTACCGCCCACTCCAGACCTTGCGAGTAGGTAAAGCCACCAATCGGAAGTGAGGGGCTAATCAGTTGAAATAAGCGGTAGCTAGAAACATCGTTATTGGACTTAGGTTTTGAGACCGTATCCAAGGCAACGTTGGCATGAGCGCCCATATTACGCTGCCATCAAAAACAATGAACTTACTGCCGCGACGCCGACCGACATCCAGCGTGACGCCACACGGCTACCAACTTGGGCACCCAGCATCATTAGCGCCGATGCACCGATTGCCATTCCCATTGAAAACTGACCAAGCGTGCCCTCAGCTTCAACTCCGTGAGCGTAACCGTGGAAAAACATCATGCCAATACACAGACCGACTGCCAGCTTACCCATCTTTTGCGATGCACTAAACGCGTGCCAAATAGCGGCACTGACCACAAAAAGTGAGGCAATGATTGCCGTTTCAACACCCGTGGCTAAACCAAAGCTACTGCCAACAAGCAGCCCCACTATCAGCATGACCAGTGCACCAATGATTAACCCAACCTTTTGCATTTTTGTTGCACTTAAACAGCCAACTAGTAGCCCGAATGCCAGCAACATAATGAGATGGTCAACGCCTGTCACAGGGTGAAGAAGGCCGCTAGAAAACGCCGTGGACTCATGATCAGGGTGTGCGAATGCCAACGTTGGCGCCAAGAAAAGAGCGCTCAGCGTGCTCAGTTTGAGGAATGTTGTTTTCATTGAAATTTCCTTTTCATCTTGTTGTTTTAGTTTTGAATAAGTTGATACTGACTTAAATTTTTGGGGCTGAATTAGTGATGGTGGTGATGGCCGCCACTTTTACCACCGTAAGCGCCCCCTTCTGGCTCAAAAGGTGCCAGCTCGGAGGTCACTTCGGCCCCTAGACCTTCCACCATCTCATCTAACACATGATCATGCTGATAACGCACCCAACCAAACTCTATTTGCAATGGTACATGTCGATTGCCAAGGTGATAGGCAACGCGAGTCAGCAAATGCAAGTCGCTGCAATAGACGGACGAGACTTGCTCTGGTGCGGCTTTAACTTCAATCACCAGGCCACATTTACTTTTTAGCTGTTCTCCTCCACGCAGAATATGGCCTCTCGGTAGAAACAGTCCTGCATCGCGACCATCGTCAAGCATGACTTTTAAACGGCTTTTAATGCGGCTGTCGATTGGCAGACTTAAAAAAGCGTGAGGCTGTGCTGTCAGCTCTTTGGTTATTTCTATTAGTTCAATCACTGTGGTGTCCTCAAAAGCTCTCAATAGCCGGGGTTAAAATAAGAAATAGCGCTGCGCCATTGGCAACACGTCAGCAGGCTCACACACCAGTAACTCACCATCAGCGCGCACTTGGTATGTTTGAGAGTCCACTTCAATATTGGGTTGCCAATCATTCAACTTCATATCCGCTTTGCTGATGGTTCGGCACTGTTTAGCAACACCAATTAAGCTCCCTAAGCCCAGCTGAGAAGCAATGTCAGCATCGGCCGCAGCTTGCGAAACAAACAGCATTGAAGTGTTCTGCGATGCCTTACCGTAACTACCAAACATGGAACGATAATGAACGGGCTGCGGCGTTGGTATCGACGCGTTTGGATCACCCATTGGTGCCATTGCGATCATGCCACCTTTAAGTACTACGCTTGGTTTCACGCCAAAGAAAGCAGGCTTCCAAAGCACAAGGTCGGCAAGCTTGCCCACCTCTATTGAGCCTATTTCGTGCGCCATGCCGTGCGTAATAGCAGGGTTGATGGTGTATTTGGCAACATAGCGCTTGAGACGGAAATTATCGCTGTAGCTGGAGTCCTCTTTGAGGCTGCCACGCTGAACTTTCATCTTATGCGCAGTTTGCCAGGTACGAGTAATGACCTCCCCTACGCGCCCCATCGCCTGAGAGTCCGAGGCAATCATAGAAAATGCCCCTAAATCATGCAGAATATCTTCGGCCGCGATGGTTTCACGGCGAATACGTGACTCTGCAAAAGCAACATCTTCAGCAATCGATGGAGAGAGGTGATGGCAAACCATCAACATGTCCAAATGCTCATCGACGGTATTGACAGTGTATGGACGTGTCGGATTGGTTGATGATGGCAAAACGTTAGACTCACCCGCGGCTTTGATGATATCTGGCGCATGACCACCGCCCGCACCTTCCGTGTGGTAGGTATGAATAACACGGTCACCAATCGCACCTAATGTCGATTCGACAAAGCCAGATTCATTCAGCGTATCGGTATGGATCGCTACCTGAACATCCATCTCGTCAGCCACCGTCAAACAGGTATCAATAGAGGCGGGAGTCGTTCCCCAGTCTTCATGCAATTTAAGACCCACAGCACCTGCCGCCACCTGCTCACGCAGCGCATCCGGCTGACTCGCGTTTCCTTTCCCAAGCAAACCAAAGTTCATTGGAAACTGATCCAATGACTCCAGCATACGGTGCATGTTCCATGGACCCGGTGTACACGTTGTCGCGTTGGTACCTGTATTAGGCCCAGTGCCGCCGCCAATCATCGTCGTGACACCGGAAGCCAGTGCTTCTTCAATCTGTTGTGGGCAAATAAAGTGAATGTGGGAGTCAATACCACCAGCGGTCAGTATTGAGCCCTCACCAGCAAGCACTTCCGTACCGGGACCCACAACAATATCAACACCAGGCTGGATATCCGGGTTTCCCGCCTTGCCTAGCGCTTGAATACGGCCATTTTTTACTGCAACGTCAGCTTTGATGATGCCCCAGTAATCAAGAATCAATGCGTTGGTAATAACAAGATCGGGCGTTTCTGTGCTAGGGCGCTGACTCTGTCCCATCCCATCACGAATAACCTTACCACCACCAAATTTAACTTCGTCACCATAGACGGTGAGATCTTTTTCAACTTCTAACCAAAGTTCTGTGTCAGCTAAGCGAACTCGATCCCCTACCGTGGGACCAAACATCTCGGCGTATGCCTGTCTGGATATCTTCGCCATTTTTTCTTCCTTGTTGTTTTTAGTTTGGCGTTTTGTTTGCAAAGCGACATTAACTATCGCGATGCTTGTCTAATGTCTTTTTCAGACGTTAAAGCGTTCCCATCACTTTGCCTTGGAAGCCGTAGACTTCCCGTTTACCAGCAAATGCCACCAGTTCCACCGTACGGGACTGGCCTGGCTCAAAACGTGTTGCGGTACCAGCAGGAATGTTCAAACGAAATCCACGAGTGAGTTCTCGTTCAAAGCTCAAGGCGTTATTGACCTCGAAGAAGTGGTAATGCGACCCGATTTGCACTGGGCGATCACCGAGATTTTCTACCTTCACAGACACCGTTTCTCTGCCAACGTTGAGTTCAATGTCGCCTTTGGCGGTTTCAACCTGCCCTGGCACGAAGCCTGTGTATTGTTTTGATGAACCTGCCATGTCACCTCCTAATTCCGTTAAGTGAGTTTGTTAAGCACCAGCTTTTAAACAATAGGTTCATGGACAGTCACCAATTTGGTGCCGTCTGGAAAGGTGGCTTCAACTTGAACATCGGGGATCATAGAGGGCACGCCCTCCATGACATCTTCGGTGGTAAGCAATGTGCGGCCAAAATCCATGAGTTCCGAAACAGTTTTGCCTTCTCTAGCGCCTTCCAAAATGGCGCTAGAGATCAAAGCAACGGATTCTGGGTAATTGAGTTTTAAGCCTTTGTCTTTACGCTGCTTAGCGAGCATGCCAGCGCAAAAGATCAGAAGTTTGTCCTTCTCTCTTGGGGTCAATTCCATTGATAAGCCTTATTGTCGATTCTATTTCTTGGTTCAGGTGGCCCAAATCCTAGGTGGATAAGGACATTCGCCCGTCCAATGCTCTCTCGCCGCCTGCCAAACTTGTTGAAAGCAATCTAAGATCACTTCACTCCAGTTACCAAGCGCACGTATTACAAGCAAATTTTCTAACTGGCTCGCAGCGATAATCACTGCACCTTTTTTGTTGTCTTGCTGCATGTTAGAGAGCAAGCTCTGTACCAACTGGCTAAAATCTTCGTCATCAATTGAAATATACAATGTCCCCATCATTTGATAGCCAAGAAGCCCCTTATTTTTCAGAAGGTTATCATCACCCCTCACATTTAACCCCTCGGTAAGAAGGCGCTTACCATCGAGGTAAACCTCTGTTTTTCCAACTAAATGCCCAGAGTTAAATCCCTCATTTAGTGCAGGCCGACCAAAACAGTGCATCTCCCAGCCCAAAAATTGTGCACCTTGTTCTAAGTGCACCTCGGTATCCATACGCACATGGGCATCCGGGAAAAAGATATTTTCTTGAGGTAGCCACTCAAGCCGAGAGCCGCTTTCTACCGTTAATACTTGGCGCTGTTTTGCGTACTTTGTCTCAGAGCGATAAAACTTGGTTGCGCCTGGGGTGGTGATCAACACGTTCGCACCGCGTTCGGCCGTGGCTGTAATTTGCAACGTGTCTCCCCCTACCACACCACCTGGAGGGTGAAGTAAATAGGTGTGGCATGGGTTGCCTTCAGGATAGAGTGGCCGCTGTATAGCAAGAGGGCCTTTTTGTGAGCGGTGTTTTAGCACCGTTTTATCCCCTCGATTCACAAAACCCAAGTTCAGTTTGGCTTTCCAGCCAAACTCAGTTTGTGCATCGATGATCTGACCCAGACCGGAACCAACGTGTTCTTGTAGTTGCAAAGCCGTTGTCATACCGTCAAATACTCCTTAATTAAGCCATCGTTTAGTGCACTCATCTCGCCTTCTGCTACTTGACGACCTCGGTCGATAATACAAAATTGATCACCTACTTTTCGCGCGAATGGCAGTTTCTGCTCAACCAATAACACCGTAAGTCCCAGCTTTTCGTTGAGCATTCGAATGATGTCTCCGATTTCCTGAACAATGTTTGGCTGAATGCCCTCGGTTGGCTCATCTAGGATTAACAATTTCGGATTCACCACCAGCGCACGACCAATCGCCAATTGCTGTTGCTGCCCCCCAGATAAATCACCGCCACGGCGATGAAGCATCTCTTTTAGCACTGGGAACAAGTCGAAAATGAACTCAGGGATCTTACGGTCGCCTTTATCACGAATCGGAAGACCCACTTCTAGATTCTCTTGCACCGTCAGCATTGGAAAGATTTGCCTACCTTGAGGCACATAGCCGATGCCCATTCTTGGCCGAGATTCCGCATCGTGTTTGAGTAGTGATTCACCATTAAGTTGTATGTCACCGCTCTTGACTTTGACTAGTCCCATAATGCACTGCAAAAGCGTGGTTTTGCCCACGCCATTGCGCCCCATGAGCACGGTACATTTACCCTCGGGAATCGACATATCGAGATCCCACAAGGTGTGGCTTTCACCATAAAACTGATTAAGTGATTGAATCTGTAACATGCTATTCCCCTAGATAAACTTGTTTAACCTCTGGATGCGACTGAACCTGGTCCATGGTTCCCTCAGCCAGTACATGACCTTGGTGGAGCACCGTCACATGGCTTGCGATGGAGCGAACAAAGTCCATATCGTGCTCAACCACCACCACGGAATGTTTGCCGGCGAGCGAGTTAAGTAGCTCTGAGGTTCTGTCCATTTCTTGGTGCGTCATTCCTGCCACTGGCTCATCGACCAATAGCAGCTTAGGGTTTTGCATCAGCAGCATGCCGATCTCCAGCCACTGCTTTTGACCGTGAGAAAGGTTCCCCGCATTTAGAGCCGCATTGTCTTTTAGGTGGATAAGCTCAAGTACCGATTCCAACTTGTCTTGCTGCTCACCAGACAAAGACGCGGTGTAAGTTCCCCACACACCACGAACGCCCGACATGGCAAGCTCTAAGTTCTGCCAAACCGTCAGACATTCAATCACAGTCGGTTTTTGGAACTTGCGGCCAACCCCTGCGTTGGCAATTTCAGATTCATTCATTTTGAGCAAGTTGATGTTTGAGCCGAGCCAAACCTCGCCCGTGTCGGGTTTGGTTTTGCCAGTAATGATGTCCATCATGGTAGTTTTGCCTGCGCCATTAGGCCCGATGATGCAGCGCAGCTCCCCTTCTTTGATATAGAGGTTTAAGTCATTGATGGCTTTAAAACCATCAAAGCTCTTATTGACGCCCTCTACATACAGAAGAATGTTATGGCGAGTGTCGACAAGAGGATGTTGATCAGGCTTTAGAAACGAGAACACCTCATCGCGTTTGGTGATCTCTTGTACTGAGTTTTTGATCTGCTGTGCTCTATGTAACGTTGTCATACCGCTACCTCCTTGTCAGACTCTTGAGCGGGCGTGGTTCGCTTCTTCATTACTGCCATTTTGTCTGCAATAAAACCGATCAGACCTTTCGGGAAGTACATGGTCGACAAAACAAAAAGACCACCGAGCGCAAATAGCCACACTTCAGGAAACTCAACCGTAAACCAACTCTTGGCGTAGTTGATAACCAACGCACCGACAATCGCACCAAACAAAGTAGCTCGACCGCCAAGCGCAACCCACACGACGATCTCAATCGAGTTAAGCGGAGCAAATTCTCCGGGGTTGATGATGCCAACCTGAGGAACATAAAGCGCACCCGCAATACCTGCTATCACTGCTGATAAGACGAATATCCATAGCTTGATGCCATCAACGTCATAGCCCATGAAGCGTGTTCTTGATTCCGTATCGCGGATTGCCATAGAAACGCGTCCAAGGCGACTACTAATAA belongs to Vibrio sp. 10N and includes:
- a CDS encoding urease accessory protein UreF codes for the protein MGAHANVALDTVSKPKSNNDVSSYRLFQLISPSLPIGGFTYSQGLEWAVEAGWVKNRTSMEQWLANMLFSSVATLELPIIDRLYQAIQAQDSALIHDLSERLVSSRETKELRAEEKQRGLALNTLLSRLEISVDGVVLDNFSPNQLLGLCVAAVHWNINVDELKKGYLWSWAENLVMAGVKLVPLGQTDGQLALINLSDQFSKALEIEKQTEDWMIGSFTPSVSIASSLHETQYTRLFRS
- a CDS encoding HupE/UreJ family protein, yielding MKTTFLKLSTLSALFLAPTLAFAHPDHESTAFSSGLLHPVTGVDHLIMLLAFGLLVGCLSATKMQKVGLIIGALVMLIVGLLVGSSFGLATGVETAIIASLFVVSAAIWHAFSASQKMGKLAVGLCIGMMFFHGYAHGVEAEGTLGQFSMGMAIGASALMMLGAQVGSRVASRWMSVGVAAVSSLFLMAA
- the ureE gene encoding urease accessory protein UreE; translation: MIELIEITKELTAQPHAFLSLPIDSRIKSRLKVMLDDGRDAGLFLPRGHILRGGEQLKSKCGLVIEVKAAPEQVSSVYCSDLHLLTRVAYHLGNRHVPLQIEFGWVRYQHDHVLDEMVEGLGAEVTSELAPFEPEGGAYGGKSGGHHHHH
- the ureC gene encoding urease subunit alpha — translated: MAKISRQAYAEMFGPTVGDRVRLADTELWLEVEKDLTVYGDEVKFGGGKVIRDGMGQSQRPSTETPDLVITNALILDYWGIIKADVAVKNGRIQALGKAGNPDIQPGVDIVVGPGTEVLAGEGSILTAGGIDSHIHFICPQQIEEALASGVTTMIGGGTGPNTGTNATTCTPGPWNMHRMLESLDQFPMNFGLLGKGNASQPDALREQVAAGAVGLKLHEDWGTTPASIDTCLTVADEMDVQVAIHTDTLNESGFVESTLGAIGDRVIHTYHTEGAGGGHAPDIIKAAGESNVLPSSTNPTRPYTVNTVDEHLDMLMVCHHLSPSIAEDVAFAESRIRRETIAAEDILHDLGAFSMIASDSQAMGRVGEVITRTWQTAHKMKVQRGSLKEDSSYSDNFRLKRYVAKYTINPAITHGMAHEIGSIEVGKLADLVLWKPAFFGVKPSVVLKGGMIAMAPMGDPNASIPTPQPVHYRSMFGSYGKASQNTSMLFVSQAAADADIASQLGLGSLIGVAKQCRTISKADMKLNDWQPNIEVDSQTYQVRADGELLVCEPADVLPMAQRYFLF
- a CDS encoding urease subunit beta; translation: MAGSSKQYTGFVPGQVETAKGDIELNVGRETVSVKVENLGDRPVQIGSHYHFFEVNNALSFERELTRGFRLNIPAGTATRFEPGQSRTVELVAFAGKREVYGFQGKVMGTL
- the ureA gene encoding urease subunit gamma, which codes for MELTPREKDKLLIFCAGMLAKQRKDKGLKLNYPESVALISSAILEGAREGKTVSELMDFGRTLLTTEDVMEGVPSMIPDVQVEATFPDGTKLVTVHEPIV
- a CDS encoding urease accessory protein UreD is translated as MTTALQLQEHVGSGLGQIIDAQTEFGWKAKLNLGFVNRGDKTVLKHRSQKGPLAIQRPLYPEGNPCHTYLLHPPGGVVGGDTLQITATAERGANVLITTPGATKFYRSETKYAKQRQVLTVESGSRLEWLPQENIFFPDAHVRMDTEVHLEQGAQFLGWEMHCFGRPALNEGFNSGHLVGKTEVYLDGKRLLTEGLNVRGDDNLLKNKGLLGYQMMGTLYISIDDEDFSQLVQSLLSNMQQDNKKGAVIIAASQLENLLVIRALGNWSEVILDCFQQVWQAAREHWTGECPYPPRIWAT
- the urtE gene encoding urea ABC transporter ATP-binding subunit UrtE, giving the protein MLQIQSLNQFYGESHTLWDLDMSIPEGKCTVLMGRNGVGKTTLLQCIMGLVKVKSGDIQLNGESLLKHDAESRPRMGIGYVPQGRQIFPMLTVQENLEVGLPIRDKGDRKIPEFIFDLFPVLKEMLHRRGGDLSGGQQQQLAIGRALVVNPKLLILDEPTEGIQPNIVQEIGDIIRMLNEKLGLTVLLVEQKLPFARKVGDQFCIIDRGRQVAEGEMSALNDGLIKEYLTV
- the urtD gene encoding urea ABC transporter ATP-binding protein UrtD, whose amino-acid sequence is MTTLHRAQQIKNSVQEITKRDEVFSFLKPDQHPLVDTRHNILLYVEGVNKSFDGFKAINDLNLYIKEGELRCIIGPNGAGKTTMMDIITGKTKPDTGEVWLGSNINLLKMNESEIANAGVGRKFQKPTVIECLTVWQNLELAMSGVRGVWGTYTASLSGEQQDKLESVLELIHLKDNAALNAGNLSHGQKQWLEIGMLLMQNPKLLLVDEPVAGMTHQEMDRTSELLNSLAGKHSVVVVEHDMDFVRSIASHVTVLHQGHVLAEGTMDQVQSHPEVKQVYLGE